The Methanofastidiosum sp. nucleotide sequence CTATTATAGGATAGCCTTCTACTGTCCGCCCCCTTTTACCATCATCCAAAAAGCCAAGCAGCTCCCATTCCCGCTTCTGTTTATTTATATCATTAACCAGCCAGGCAACTTCCCTGCCAAATCCCCCTGCGCCAATAATAATTAAAGGTTTAATATTACCCTGCTTCATAGTCTATCAATCCTTTAAATCAGTAAATTTAAGCCCTACTGGCTGCCGCCTCATTTATGGACTCTGTAAGATTCATAAATTGATTACATTATGCACCGTCTTTCACCTATTCTATTAAACCCACATTCAAACTCCTATTCGCCAATCATTTTCCAAAATGATCTTCTAATATTTTTACCGATCTGGAAACATCAAATTTCTCTTCCAGGTATCTTCTACCGTTTTTCCCCATTTGGATGCACAATTCTTTATTTTCGCATAAGTTTTTTACCTGTTCGGTAAAGCCAATCTTTTCTCCTGAATAAGCCCACAAACCGCACTGAGCTTCGTTCAATAGTTCCTTTATATCAGAAGCTTTATCAGTCACCGCCAATATAGGTAAAGCCATATCCATATATGCCAAGGTTCTGGATGGATAGTTTGGCACGGTAAATCTCTTATCGAGTGAAACCAGGCCCACATCACATTCTAAAATCAAGTTGTCGTAGTCGTCTTTTGGTAAACGCTGCAGGAGCAATACATTTTCTAATTTAAGTCGTTTAATCTTTGCTTCGATATTTTTTCGTTCGGTTCCATCTCCCACGATTAAAAAAAATGCCTCATAATAGTTTTGAAGGTCTGCTATACAATCAATTAAAAACTCTAGCCCCTGAGGAATACCCAAATTACCTCCAAAAACAAATATGGTTTTATCAATAGGTAGTCTTAGTTTTTTTCGCGCAACATAGTTTATAGGCTTTGGCTTTTGTGGAAGTACCTTAATGGTGTTAGGAAACAGTTCTATTTTTTCCTTTTTTAGATATTTATTATGCTTTAATAGATAATCAATATTCGCCTGTGACATACAACCTATATGGTCAGAAAGTTTATATAGGTTCTCTTCTTTTCTCCGCAACACCTTATATATAATACCTCTTTTATTAATTAACCCTAGATCTACTGCACCTTGTGGCAGGATATCTTTGAGCATGAGATAGGATTGACATTTATACACTTTCTTGCAGAATTTTGCAACATTTGCAAAAGTCACAGGTGGCGTTGAATACAAAACAACATCAAAGTTTTTTGATAATAAATGTTTCTTAATAGCAGATATTAGCAAAGGCTCAATTTTAAGAGTAGTAATACCCTTTTTAATAAAACTCACTCCAAACTGGTCTCCTACTCTTACCCTTAAAACTTCAATACCATTTTCAAGTGCAAGGCCGGTCTTATCAATACTTCTGGCCTCATCTGCAACTACTACAGTTATGTTATGACCCTGTTGTTTTAATTCTCTTACCAGCATTGTATATAGATTGTCGTTTTGATCTCCCTGAGGATATAAAATTGAAAGGTATAGAATATTCATGTAATCATATTTCCATTCAATATTATTAGACGAACTGGAATCCAGAGATTATCCATATTGAATTAATAAACAATATCTCTTATTAACACAAAACTCTCCGCTGCCTTAACGTTTATCGTACTACCTCTTAATTCAGCCAAAGCTTTCATTGCCTGTATTGATCGTTGCTCAGGAAATTCTTTTAGCTGCGAACTGTATATACTCATTGCCTGAAGCTTTTGTTCCAATTCTTCCGATATATTCACAAAGACATTGGGTGCAAATGCTGGAGCAAGATAAGGCGCATTCCAAAATGTTTCGGATAACGTTTCATAAGCTAACACTTTCCTAGGCACGCTACTTCCAACCGGTCTTGATGCAACCAGTGCGGATAAAAACACCAGTTGGTGGTCATTATGAATATCCCCTACAAATGGAACAAACAATAATTGCGGCTTAATCTTATCCATAACTCCACATATTGCACAATTTAGGTCTGAATGGGCAACTTGGTCGAGCATTGCGGCTGGAAAAGCCTCTAGAAACACCGTATCTTTTACACCTAGATACTGATGTGCTTCTCGTGCTTGAGTTCTTCCTTTCTCGACTAATTCATGTTCAAACATCGGTGGATAACCCTTCGTTACAATTACCACGGTTACTTCCCATTCATGCTTTACTAACTTTGAAATTGTCCCACCAACGCCAAGAATCTCGTCATCAGGATGTGGAGCAATAATCATTGCACTTCGCACTTATACCCCGTCTTTCTGTAATTTATTTAGTAAACGTCTGAATCACCCATGGTTAGATACCAACTATCCTTTTCATAAAAGATATTCATATCACTGATTTGGCCTTTAAA carries:
- a CDS encoding glycosyltransferase family 4 protein, whose product is MNILYLSILYPQGDQNDNLYTMLVRELKQQGHNITVVVADEARSIDKTGLALENGIEVLRVRVGDQFGVSFIKKGITTLKIEPLLISAIKKHLLSKNFDVVLYSTPPVTFANVAKFCKKVYKCQSYLMLKDILPQGAVDLGLINKRGIIYKVLRRKEENLYKLSDHIGCMSQANIDYLLKHNKYLKKEKIELFPNTIKVLPQKPKPINYVARKKLRLPIDKTIFVFGGNLGIPQGLEFLIDCIADLQNYYEAFFLIVGDGTERKNIEAKIKRLKLENVLLLQRLPKDDYDNLILECDVGLVSLDKRFTVPNYPSRTLAYMDMALPILAVTDKASDIKELLNEAQCGLWAYSGEKIGFTEQVKNLCENKELCIQMGKNGRRYLEEKFDVSRSVKILEDHFGK
- a CDS encoding PIG-L family deacetylase, whose protein sequence is MIIAPHPDDEILGVGGTISKLVKHEWEVTVVIVTKGYPPMFEHELVEKGRTQAREAHQYLGVKDTVFLEAFPAAMLDQVAHSDLNCAICGVMDKIKPQLLFVPFVGDIHNDHQLVFLSALVASRPVGSSVPRKVLAYETLSETFWNAPYLAPAFAPNVFVNISEELEQKLQAMSIYSSQLKEFPEQRSIQAMKALAELRGSTINVKAAESFVLIRDIVY
- a CDS encoding transferase: MKPLIIIGAGGFGREVAWLVNDINKQKREWELLGFLDDGKRGRTVEGYPII